One window of the Mytilus galloprovincialis chromosome 14, xbMytGall1.hap1.1, whole genome shotgun sequence genome contains the following:
- the LOC143058977 gene encoding innexin unc-9-like has product MSELLGFVPKISKLRGKPNDDWIDRMSHVYTTVVLIIFTVAVSSGQFFKDPIQCWHPAEFKDSMEAYTKYHCWVKNTYYVPMYDEIPENISERQDAEITYYQWVPLILLFMAFLFKLPNVVWRIFNGGSGLNLDKIVHFAEQSQLGNPDDREKSIKSLANFMDKWLDSNVERNWNVINRTKQQISRYFCFFCNKKAGKYLVALYLFVKVLYVFNAIGQIFLLNAFLSTKFSFYGFEFLENLNSDRPWRASPRFPRVTLCDFQIRQLQNVQRFTVQCVLPINLFNEKIFIFIWFWLIFIAILAVYNLFMWIYLVMLNVNKTQYCKKYLKINNLLHTSFDKKLCAKFAENYMRDDGVFVLRVIAKNSTDLVVTDLVKELYELYKNKQSTRKNEDVKELEPVANGDDDDIKKPLNNEYS; this is encoded by the coding sequence ATGTCTGAACTTCTCGGGTTTGTACCTAAGATTTCGAAGCTTCGAGGGAAGCCGAATGATGACTGGATTGATCGGATGTCGCATGTTTACACGACCGTTGTGTTGATCATCTTCACGGTTGCTGTCAGTTCCGGTCAATTTTTCAAAGATCCGATACAATGTTGGCATCCGGCAGAATTCAAAGACTCGATGGAAGCGTATACGAAGTACCATTGTTGGGTGAAGAATACATACTATGTTCCGATGTATGACGAAATCCCAGAAAATATTTCCGAACGTCAGGATGCTGAAATTACATATTATCAGTGGGTTCCATTGATTTTGCTTTTCATGGCTTTCTTATTCAAACTTCCGAATGTCGTTTGGAGAATTTTCAATGGCGGATCTGGACTTAATTTAGATAAAATCGTACATTTTGCAGAGCAGTCACAGCTTGGAAATCCAGACGATCGTGAAAAATCAATTAAATCCCTGGCAAATTTTATGGACAAATGGTTAGACTCAAACGTTGAAAGGAACTGGAATGTTATTAATAGAACAAAACAACAGATCTCGCGTTATTTCTGTTTCTTCTGCAACAAAAAGGCGGGAAAATATTTAGTAGCACTTTACCTTTTCGTCAaggttttgtatgtttttaatgcAATCGGACAAATATTTCTCCTAAACGCTTTCCTTTCGACCAAATTCAGCTTTTATggttttgaatttttggaaaatcTAAACAGCGATAGACCATGGAGGGCTTCGCCAAGATTTCCTAGAGTTACCCTTTGCGATTTCCAGATTAGACAACTCCAGAACGTACAAAGATTCACCGTACAGTGTGTTTTGCCAATCAACCTTTTCAACGAGAAGATCTTCATCTTTATTTGGTTCTGGTTGATCTTCATCGCCATTTTGGCTGTTTACAATTTGTTCATGTGGATTTACCTGGTTATGTTGAACGTCAACAAGACACAGTACTGCAAAAagtacttgaaaataaataacttacttCATACAAGCTTTGACAAAAAACTTTGCGCCAAGTTCGCAGAAAACTACATGCGTGACGATGGCGTTTTCGTTTTGCGAGTGATCGCTAAAAATTCTACCGATCTAGTCGTTACCGACCTTGTTAAAGAACTGTACGAACTGTACAAAAATAAACAGAGCACACGAAAAAATGAAGATGTCAAAGAATTGGAACCAGTCGCCAATGGTGATGATGATGACAttaaaaaacctttaaataatgAATATTCATAA